A genomic stretch from Leishmania donovani BPK282A1 complete genome, chromosome 36 includes:
- a CDS encoding mkiaa0324 protein-like protein yields MFSRSMRALVSKRPPFASFYKAVYSPLRNTEQARKMQTAAVLWHRTAPQYGIRFSAPRVAAALRIYRRKGKEITKELQKTAKPARKWKAAPSRSKLARATAPKRKAIHLKQRQQKGKKAITPFAAFQTEVMRRTKFPSTRANLKRVLRMWVMTGRQRSLSVPKRVEMAVRLLQKDRKRGKGFSRKMSNKITRRRSKRGTRKIAKSSAAGSSRKTAKSRKPRVTATGAKRARAARPSRSAVAQRLKRARRMRAVRQVPKRPASVKVRLARHLAAKRSAPKPVAASKPKARTMHAARKATASKRRTRKTSIAAVAKPRPRHTPTKRRASAARRRANPYIKFYRHMRMTGLIPNHPKILGTRQIKALWTETHSLNGLNRRIARATELLEERTGLKSKVNPPAVRTSARKRQNPKHGSPGPSPAPAAPKTSESLTIKQRDIKVPPYYSSNPFGATYAALLPLLRDIPSSTRMAHVAKAWTRTSVKDDKRSAKARIAAVAEAMKK; encoded by the coding sequence ATGTTCTCGAGATCGATGCGGGCTTTGGTGAGCAAGCGGCCACCATTTGCTAGCTTCTACAAGGCCGTTTACTCGCCCCTCAGAAACACGGAGCAGGCGCGAAAAATGCAGACGGCTGCCGTCCTGTGGCACAGGACGGCACCGCAGTATGGCATCCGCTTCTCTGCACCCCGTGTTGCCGCGGCACTGCGAATTTACCGCAGGAAAGGCAAGGAAATCACCAAAGAACTGCAGAAGACTGCAAAGCCTGCGCGTAAGTGGAAGGCAGCACCGTCAAGGTCAAAGCTGGCGCGCGCCACGGCTCCGAAGCGCAAGGCGATTCACTtgaagcagcgccagcagaaAGGCAAGAAAGCCATAACGCCCTTCGCCGCTTTCCAGACGGAGGTGATGCGGCGCACCAAGTTCCCCTCCACAAGGGCGAACCTCAAGCGAGTGCTTCGCATGTGGGTGATGACAGGTCGGCAGCGCTCACTTTCTGTGCCGAAGCGTGTCGAGATGGCTGTGCGGTTGCTGCAGAAGGACCGGAAACGCGGGAAGGGGTTTTCCAGGAAGATGAGCAACAAGATCACCAGGCGCCGCTCTAAGCGCGGCACCCGCAAGATTGCAAAGAGCTCGGCAGCTGGAAGCAGCCGCAAGACAGCAAAGTCGAGGAAGCCGCGTGTCACAGCGACAGGGGCGAAAAGGGCACGGGCGGCTCGACCCTCCCGAAGCGCCGTGGCGCAAAGGCTGAAAAGGGCGCGGAGGATGCGCGCCGTGCGTCAGGTGCCCAAGCGACCAGCTTCTGTGAAGGTGCGTCTTGCGCGCCACCTCGCTGCCAAACGGTCGGCACCGAAGCCGGTGGCTGCAAGCAAGCCGAAGGCGCGCACGATGCACGCGGCTCGCAAGGCCACCGCCTCGAAGCGGCGGACTCGAAAGACGAGCATCGCAGCCGTGGCAAAGCCAAGGCCGCGGCACACTCCCACTAAGAGGAGGGCTAGCGCAGCCCGTCGCCGCGCGAACCCCTACATCAAGTTTTACCGTCACATGCGCATGACCGGGCTCATTCCAAACCATCCCAAGATCCTGGGCACTCGCCAGATCAAGGCGTTGTGGACAGAGACGCACTCCCTCAACGGCCTGAATCGCCGCATCGCGCGCGCGACGGAACTTCTCGAGGAGCGGACGGGGTTGAAGTCGAAGGTTAATCCGCCTGCCGTGAGGACGTCGGCGCGCAAGCGCCAGAACCCCAAGCACGGTTCGCCGGGcccctcgccagcgccggcggcacccAAGACCTCGGAATCCTTGACGATCAAGCAGAGGGACATCAAGGTGCCTCCGTATTATAGCAGCAACCCCTTTGGAGCCACCTACGCAGCGTTGCTTCCCCTGCTGCGTGACATTCCGAGCTCGACGCGGATGGCTCATGTCGCCAAGGCCTGGACGCGCACCTCCGTGAAGGATGACAAGCGCAGCGCAAAGGCCCGTATtgctgccgtggcagagGCGATGAAGAAGTGA